CATGATGATCAGGGGAAAGACGATTTCATTGGCCGGAATGCCCAGAATAAACGCCATCAGGATCACGCCGTCCAGCCCCATGAGGCGCCCGGCGGGGTCCAGCCACTGCGTGCCGTGCACCAGCAGGCTGGCGTCTCCCAAACGGATATTCGCCATCAGCCAGATGATGATCCCGGCGGGAGCCGCCACCATCACCGCGCGCCACAGGACGGCCAGCGTCCTGTCCATGAAGGAACGGACAATCACCTTCCCGATCTGGGGCTTGCGGTAGGGGGGCAGTTCCAGGGTAAAGGAGGACGGCGTCCCCTTCAAAATCGTATGGGACAGCAGGGCCGTTACGGCGAACGTCATCCCCACGCCCAGGCCGATCAGAAGCACCAGCCCCGCAACGGAGGCCAGCGGCTGCAATCCGGAAGCTACGGACCCGGCAAAGAACATGGTCATGAGCGCGATCAGCGTGGGGAACCTGCCGTTGCAGGGAACAAAATTGTTCGTCAAAATGGCGACGAGCCTTTCCCGCGGGGAATCAATGATCCGGCACCCCGTGATTCCCGCCGCATTGCACCCGAACCCCATGCACATGGTCAGCGCCTGCTTGCCGCAGCCGCAGCACTTCTGGAACACCTTGTCCATATTGAACGCCACCCGGGGCAGATAGCCGGAATCCTCCAGCAGCGTGAACAGGGGGAAAAAGATGGCCATGGGGGGCAGCATCACGGAGACGACCCATGCCACCACGCGGTAAACGCCCAGTACCAGCACGCCGTGCAGCCATTCCGGAGCATGCGCCAGGCGGAACAGGGCCGTCAGGGCCTCCTGGCCTTCCCCAAGCAGGTCCGCCAGCCACTGGGAAGGGTAATTGGCCCCCACAATGGTGATCCAGAAAATGAGCACCAGCAGGACGAACATGAGGGGATAAGCCGTCCACCGGCCCATTAGCACCTTGTCAATGCGCCTGTCGCGCCCCAGGCCCCCGCCGTCCGGCAGGATGACCACTCCCTGGCACAGCCGCTCCGCCCGTTCCACAAAGGCGGCCGCCACACGGTCGCCGAAAGATTCGCCGGAAGAGGGATCCGCCGCGGACGCCTCACGGAGGATGTTCTCCACCTCCTTCTCTTTCCTTAAATCATTTCCCGCATACTGCGCCAGAAGCCCGAGCGTTCCTTCATCCCCCTCCAGCAGCTTGACGGACGCCCAGCGTGCTTCCAGACCGTTCAGGGAACAGCCGGCAACGGCGACTTCCAAACGCTCCAGCCACGGTTCCAGGTCCTTCCCGTAGGACAGGTGGCGGGAAGGGCGCCTTTCTCCGGACCACGCCATCTGCTGCACCGTCTCCGCCAGAACCTTCAGCCCCTCCCCCCTGGCGGCTGCCGCCGGAACCACGGGCACTCCAAGACGCTCTTCCAGAAGAGGGCAGTTGATGCGGATGCCCTTGCGCCGGGCCTCGTCCATCAGATTGACGCAGACCACCACATTTCCCGTCGTTTCCATGACCTGGAGGGCCAGATTCAAATCCCGCTCCAGATTGGTGGCGGAACAGACCACGATGACGGCATCCGCATGGCCAAAACAGATGAAATCCCGCGCCGCCTCCTCATCCGAGGAACAGGCCAGCAGGGAATACGTACCCGGCGTATCCACCAGCAGGTACTCCCGGGAACCGCGCCCCACGATACCCTCCGCACGGACCACCGTCTTCCCGGGCCAGTTCCCGGTATGCTGGCGCAGCCCCGTCAGCGCGTTGAACACCGTGCTTTTCCCCACATTGGGAGCGCCCGCCAGCGCCACAACAGGCATGCGCTTTTCCACCGGGCCGCAAGAACCGTCCCGTTCCTCTTCACTATTCGGACTCACCGGGTCTCCTTCATTGGCTGGTTTCAGGCGGACTTGACGGTAATCAATTCCAGATCGGAAGACCTGAACGCCATCACCGTTCCGCGCACAAGAAAGGCAACGGGGTCGCCGAACGGCCCGCGTTCCAGGCATTCCACCCGGGTTCCTGGAATCATGCCTATATCCATCAACCGCCTTCTCAGGCGGCTTTCCACTCCCAGAGACTCAATCCTGGCGGCTTTTCCTTCAGGCAACTGGTTTAATGTCATGGTCAGTTTATCCTTTCTATTAATTGTTCATGCAGAAATTTCCACAAGGATGGCATCAGCGGCGGCTACCGGCAATTCCAGCCGGCGCCCTTCCCGGGCTTCCACCAGAAACGCGCCGCAATGCGCGCCTTCTTCCAGGAGGGCCACTTTTTCATGAAGGCGAATGCCGCAGGAGGCGAGAAGCTCCAGCAGTTCTTTTGACTCCGGCACACGCCTGACCACCGCCGGAATCCCTGCCGGAAGGTCGGACAGCCGGGAAAGCGGCCCTTCCTGCGGTCCCTGCTTCTTCCTGCCCGGTATCTTTCTCCCGTGGGGGCACATCTCCGGGTAACCCAGAAAACGGTCCAGCTTTTCCATCAACTGCGGTGAAGCCGCATGTTCCAGCTTTTCCGCTTCCTCATGCACGTCCCCCCACGCATATCCCAGATGGTCTACCAGGAAAACCTCCCACAGCCGGTGAATGCGCACCAGCCGCACGGCGGCTTCCTCCCCTTTCCGCGTCAGGCGGATGGAGCGTTTCTCCA
This DNA window, taken from Akkermansia muciniphila, encodes the following:
- the feoB gene encoding ferrous iron transport protein B, with protein sequence MSPNSEEERDGSCGPVEKRMPVVALAGAPNVGKSTVFNALTGLRQHTGNWPGKTVVRAEGIVGRGSREYLLVDTPGTYSLLACSSDEEAARDFICFGHADAVIVVCSATNLERDLNLALQVMETTGNVVVCVNLMDEARRKGIRINCPLLEERLGVPVVPAAAARGEGLKVLAETVQQMAWSGERRPSRHLSYGKDLEPWLERLEVAVAGCSLNGLEARWASVKLLEGDEGTLGLLAQYAGNDLRKEKEVENILREASAADPSSGESFGDRVAAAFVERAERLCQGVVILPDGGGLGRDRRIDKVLMGRWTAYPLMFVLLVLIFWITIVGANYPSQWLADLLGEGQEALTALFRLAHAPEWLHGVLVLGVYRVVAWVVSVMLPPMAIFFPLFTLLEDSGYLPRVAFNMDKVFQKCCGCGKQALTMCMGFGCNAAGITGCRIIDSPRERLVAILTNNFVPCNGRFPTLIALMTMFFAGSVASGLQPLASVAGLVLLIGLGVGMTFAVTALLSHTILKGTPSSFTLELPPYRKPQIGKVIVRSFMDRTLAVLWRAVMVAAPAGIIIWLMANIRLGDASLLVHGTQWLDPAGRLMGLDGVILMAFILGIPANEIVFPLIIMGYLASDNMMDMDDMNQLKSLLTDNGWTWVTALCTMLFSLMHWPCSTAVLTVRKETGKWKWALLAFAIPTVCGVAMCILVAGTARLMGFA
- a CDS encoding FeoA family protein, which translates into the protein MTLNQLPEGKAARIESLGVESRLRRRLMDIGMIPGTRVECLERGPFGDPVAFLVRGTVMAFRSSDLELITVKSA
- a CDS encoding metal-dependent transcriptional regulator — protein: MTSSREDYLKAIARLQQNAERVSNRHIADDLGVSAASVSEIIRKMEKEGLVESVEKRSIRLTRKGEEAAVRLVRIHRLWEVFLVDHLGYAWGDVHEEAEKLEHAASPQLMEKLDRFLGYPEMCPHGRKIPGRKKQGPQEGPLSRLSDLPAGIPAVVRRVPESKELLELLASCGIRLHEKVALLEEGAHCGAFLVEAREGRRLELPVAAADAILVEISA